The following coding sequences lie in one Cannabis sativa cultivar Pink pepper isolate KNU-18-1 chromosome 5, ASM2916894v1, whole genome shotgun sequence genomic window:
- the LOC115716030 gene encoding COP1-interactive protein 1 isoform X6, with product MEATAAARGAPMPISSQQSRKEWRAVSDHHSVRNVGDEELERSKLGQSDERTIYERGREPLDVDFCSITINGSSNHDLLQQRLHDVSRQREELQHMETELRAQIIARSEMIEMQNSFDAQIKEHSSAAANLQEQLRERDQTIHELELKLEDKERELHAIKRDNEAAWAKEDLLREQNQELASFRRERDHSEAERAQHIKKLHELQEHIQEKDRQLMELQEQHRIAQENNLYKDDRLREAQAWITRVQEVDALQQAERAEQYNQLWLSCQRQFAELERHHMHSIQQLQLELADARERSGAFTQESRVSQENSNDASGYGQNNGNQLDMNGGGTSSGSNAALSNGNADNATSFTSTGNASSQVDHIAGVPITPSSLLGMPSFLPPGQLAAMHPYVMHQQGVAHSVQPHVPQSHVGQFHSVPAMSSLQQQWSNQQAVSEGAQISPQSEISPSQADQNLVRSDENYNYEMSVNGQALSADYLNAHIGHQADPNSVISSSTGEQQVLESIDRGYRNAQSEQELRQISSQFQDVLRLESLQQSTETKTNEQSVMNGIGGLEEQVSTTAQSSSSANTLGTPENFEETALNNSNDVVLPEAFVSGGQTKSPTVARTAEVVLLDERSLLACIVRTIPAGGRIRISSTLPNRLGKMLAPLHWHDYKKKHGKLDEFVASHPDLFVIEGDYIHLREGAQKMVAANAAAAKVAAAAAAALAPYSSSMASVAVTPMAQNRHKKNPQPNGVYYGGASEGLTNVKILSKSIDARDLNVTENRPSQLLNGSTMSATQSIGSSNGRSSSNTGLKQHQQQQQQGRPTGSAFPSRR from the exons ATGGAGGCCACAGCAGCCGCACGTGGTGCTCCGATGCCGATTTCGTCTCAACAGTCTCGGAAAGAGTGGCGCGCTGTCTCAGACCATCATTCGGTTCGAAACGTCGGCGATGAG GAATTGGAACGGTCAAAGTTAGGACAATCAGATGAGAGAACCATTTATGAG CGGGGAAGAGAGCCGCTTGATGTGGATTTCTGTTCTATTACAATCAATGGTAGCTCGAACCATGATCTCTTGCAGCAGCGGCTTCATGATGTGTCAAGACAAAGAGAGGAATTGCAACACATGGAGACTGAGCTTCGAGCTCAAATAATTGCTAGATCTGAAATGATCGAAATGCAAAATAGCTTTGACGCCCAAATTAAGGAGCATTCTAGTGCTGCTGCCAATCTTCAG GAGCAACTGCGTGAAAGGGATCAGACCATACACGAGCTGGAACTGAAACTGGAAGATAAAGAAAGAGAGCTACATGCTATCAAAAGAGACAATGAAGCG GCTTGGGCTAAAGAAGACCTTCTCAGAGAACAAAACCAAGAACTAGCGAGCTTCag AAGAGAGCGCGATCATTCCGAAGCTGAAAGAGCACAACACATTAAAAAGCTACATGAGCTTCAAGAGCACATTCAAGAAAAAGATAGGCAGCTTATGGAGTTGCAGGAACAG CATAGGATTGCTCAAGAAAACAATCTTTATAAGGATGATCGACTGAGAGAAGCCCAAGCATGGATAACCCGTGTCCAGGAAGTGGATGCCCTGCAGCAAGCTGAGCGTGCAGAACAATATAATCAGCTCTGGCTTAGTTGTCAAAGACAG TTTGCAGAGTTGGAGAGACATCATATGCATTCAATACAACAGCTTCAACTTGAGCTGGCTGATGCAAGAGAAAGGAGTGGTGCTTTCACTCAAGAGTCACGAGTTTCACAAGAAAATTCAAATGATGCATCTGGATATGGTCAGAATAATGGAAACCAACTAGACATGAATGGAGGTGGCACATCAAGTGGAAGCAATGCGGCCCTTTCAAATGGAAATGCTGACAATGCTACATCATTTACTTCAACTGGCAATGCATCAAGTCAG GTTGATCACATTGCTGGTGTTCCCATTACTCCATCATCTTTACTTGGGATGCCTTCTTTCCTTCCTCCTGGACAGTTGGCTGCTATGCATCCATATGTTATGCATCAACAAGGGGTTGCCCACTCTGTCCAACCACATGTTCCTCAATCTCATGTTGGGCAATTCCATTCTGTTCCTGCAATGTCATCCCTGCAACAACAGTGGTCGAATCAACAG gCTGTATCAGAAGGTGCACAAATATCACCACAAAGTGAAATATCACCATCCCAAGCTGATCAAAACCTTGTGAGATCAGATGAAAATTACAACTACGAGATGTCTGTTAATGGACAAGCTCTTTCTGCAGATTATTTGAATGCTCACATTGGTCATCAGGCTGATCCCAACTCTGTGATCTCGTCGTCTACTGGGGAACAACAG GTTCTCGAGTCAATTGATAGGGGTTACCGCAATGCCCAATCTGAGCAGGAACTGAGACAAATTTCATCACAGTTTCAAGATGTGTTACGCCTGGAGTCACTTCAGCAGAGCACTGAAACTAAG ACAAATGAGCAATCTGTTATGAATGGTATTGGTGGCTTAGAGGAACAAGTTTCAACCACAGCACAATCCAGTTCTTCTGCCAATACATTAGGGACTCCGGAGAATTTTGAGGAAACTGcattaaataattctaatgaTGTAGTATTGCCCGAAGCTTTTGTTTCTGGTGGACAGACAAAGTCACCAACTGTGGCAAGGACTGCAGAAGTTGTTCTTCTAGATGAAAGATCATTGTTGGCTTGCATAGTTCGTACCATTCCAGCTGGTGGTAGAATTCGGATAAGTTCAACG TTGCCAAATAGACTTGGAAAGATGCTTGCACCTTTACACTGGCACGATTACAAGAAAAAGCATGGAAAGCTTGATGAATTTGTGGCCAGCCACCCTGAT TTATTTGTGATCGAGGGAGATTATATTCATCTTCGTGAAGGTGCACAAAAGATGGTAGCAGCCAATGCTGCCGCTGCCAAAGTTGCTGCTGCTGCCGCCGCTGCATTGGCTCCTTACTCATCGAGTATGGCATCTGTGGCCGTTACTCCAATGGCACAGAACAGACATAAAAAG AATCCGCAACCAAACGGTGTGTATTATGGTGGAGCATCTGAGGGTTTAACAAATGTTAAAATCTTAAGCAAATCGATAGATGCTCGTGACCTGAATGTCACTGAGAATAGGCCCAGTCAGCTCTTGAATGGATCAACTATGAGCGCTACTCAAAGCATAGGATCGAGCAATGGCAGATCCAGCTCAAACACTGGACTTAAGCAGcatcagcagcagcagcagcagggGAG GCCAACTGGTTCTGCATTTCCCTCCAGAAGATGA
- the LOC115716030 gene encoding uncharacterized protein LOC115716030 isoform X2, translating to MEATAAARGAPMPISSQQSRKEWRAVSDHHSVRNVGDEELERSKLGQSDERTIYEVQRGREPLDVDFCSITINGSSNHDLLQQRLHDVSRQREELQHMETELRAQIIARSEMIEMQNSFDAQIKEHSSAAANLQEQLRERDQTIHELELKLEDKERELHAIKRDNEAAWAKEDLLREQNQELASFRRERDHSEAERAQHIKKLHELQEHIQEKDRQLMELQEQHRIAQENNLYKDDRLREAQAWITRVQEVDALQQAERAEQYNQLWLSCQRQFAELERHHMHSIQQLQLELADARERSGAFTQESRVSQENSNDASGYGQNNGNQLDMNGGGTSSGSNAALSNGNADNATSFTSTGNASSQVDHIAGVPITPSSLLGMPSFLPPGQLAAMHPYVMHQQGVAHSVQPHVPQSHVGQFHSVPAMSSLQQQWSNQQAVSEGAQISPQSEISPSQADQNLVRSDENYNYEMSVNGQALSADYLNAHIGHQADPNSVISSSTGEQQVLESIDRGYRNAQSEQELRQISSQFQDVLRLESLQQSTETKTNEQSVMNGIGGLEEQVSTTAQSSSSANTLGTPENFEETALNNSNDVVLPEAFVSGGQTKSPTVARTAEVVLLDERSLLACIVRTIPAGGRIRISSTLPNRLGKMLAPLHWHDYKKKHGKLDEFVASHPDLFVIEGDYIHLREGAQKMVAANAAAAKVAAAAAAALAPYSSSMASVAVTPMAQNRHKKNPQPNGVYYGGASEGLTNVKILSKSIDARDLNVTENRPSQLLNGSTMSATQSIGSSNGRSSSNTGLKQHQQQQQQGRPTGSAFPSRR from the exons ATGGAGGCCACAGCAGCCGCACGTGGTGCTCCGATGCCGATTTCGTCTCAACAGTCTCGGAAAGAGTGGCGCGCTGTCTCAGACCATCATTCGGTTCGAAACGTCGGCGATGAG GAATTGGAACGGTCAAAGTTAGGACAATCAGATGAGAGAACCATTTATGAG GTGCAGCGGGGAAGAGAGCCGCTTGATGTGGATTTCTGTTCTATTACAATCAATGGTAGCTCGAACCATGATCTCTTGCAGCAGCGGCTTCATGATGTGTCAAGACAAAGAGAGGAATTGCAACACATGGAGACTGAGCTTCGAGCTCAAATAATTGCTAGATCTGAAATGATCGAAATGCAAAATAGCTTTGACGCCCAAATTAAGGAGCATTCTAGTGCTGCTGCCAATCTTCAG GAGCAACTGCGTGAAAGGGATCAGACCATACACGAGCTGGAACTGAAACTGGAAGATAAAGAAAGAGAGCTACATGCTATCAAAAGAGACAATGAAGCG GCTTGGGCTAAAGAAGACCTTCTCAGAGAACAAAACCAAGAACTAGCGAGCTTCag AAGAGAGCGCGATCATTCCGAAGCTGAAAGAGCACAACACATTAAAAAGCTACATGAGCTTCAAGAGCACATTCAAGAAAAAGATAGGCAGCTTATGGAGTTGCAGGAACAG CATAGGATTGCTCAAGAAAACAATCTTTATAAGGATGATCGACTGAGAGAAGCCCAAGCATGGATAACCCGTGTCCAGGAAGTGGATGCCCTGCAGCAAGCTGAGCGTGCAGAACAATATAATCAGCTCTGGCTTAGTTGTCAAAGACAG TTTGCAGAGTTGGAGAGACATCATATGCATTCAATACAACAGCTTCAACTTGAGCTGGCTGATGCAAGAGAAAGGAGTGGTGCTTTCACTCAAGAGTCACGAGTTTCACAAGAAAATTCAAATGATGCATCTGGATATGGTCAGAATAATGGAAACCAACTAGACATGAATGGAGGTGGCACATCAAGTGGAAGCAATGCGGCCCTTTCAAATGGAAATGCTGACAATGCTACATCATTTACTTCAACTGGCAATGCATCAAGTCAG GTTGATCACATTGCTGGTGTTCCCATTACTCCATCATCTTTACTTGGGATGCCTTCTTTCCTTCCTCCTGGACAGTTGGCTGCTATGCATCCATATGTTATGCATCAACAAGGGGTTGCCCACTCTGTCCAACCACATGTTCCTCAATCTCATGTTGGGCAATTCCATTCTGTTCCTGCAATGTCATCCCTGCAACAACAGTGGTCGAATCAACAG gCTGTATCAGAAGGTGCACAAATATCACCACAAAGTGAAATATCACCATCCCAAGCTGATCAAAACCTTGTGAGATCAGATGAAAATTACAACTACGAGATGTCTGTTAATGGACAAGCTCTTTCTGCAGATTATTTGAATGCTCACATTGGTCATCAGGCTGATCCCAACTCTGTGATCTCGTCGTCTACTGGGGAACAACAG GTTCTCGAGTCAATTGATAGGGGTTACCGCAATGCCCAATCTGAGCAGGAACTGAGACAAATTTCATCACAGTTTCAAGATGTGTTACGCCTGGAGTCACTTCAGCAGAGCACTGAAACTAAG ACAAATGAGCAATCTGTTATGAATGGTATTGGTGGCTTAGAGGAACAAGTTTCAACCACAGCACAATCCAGTTCTTCTGCCAATACATTAGGGACTCCGGAGAATTTTGAGGAAACTGcattaaataattctaatgaTGTAGTATTGCCCGAAGCTTTTGTTTCTGGTGGACAGACAAAGTCACCAACTGTGGCAAGGACTGCAGAAGTTGTTCTTCTAGATGAAAGATCATTGTTGGCTTGCATAGTTCGTACCATTCCAGCTGGTGGTAGAATTCGGATAAGTTCAACG TTGCCAAATAGACTTGGAAAGATGCTTGCACCTTTACACTGGCACGATTACAAGAAAAAGCATGGAAAGCTTGATGAATTTGTGGCCAGCCACCCTGAT TTATTTGTGATCGAGGGAGATTATATTCATCTTCGTGAAGGTGCACAAAAGATGGTAGCAGCCAATGCTGCCGCTGCCAAAGTTGCTGCTGCTGCCGCCGCTGCATTGGCTCCTTACTCATCGAGTATGGCATCTGTGGCCGTTACTCCAATGGCACAGAACAGACATAAAAAG AATCCGCAACCAAACGGTGTGTATTATGGTGGAGCATCTGAGGGTTTAACAAATGTTAAAATCTTAAGCAAATCGATAGATGCTCGTGACCTGAATGTCACTGAGAATAGGCCCAGTCAGCTCTTGAATGGATCAACTATGAGCGCTACTCAAAGCATAGGATCGAGCAATGGCAGATCCAGCTCAAACACTGGACTTAAGCAGcatcagcagcagcagcagcagggGAG GCCAACTGGTTCTGCATTTCCCTCCAGAAGATGA
- the LOC115716030 gene encoding uncharacterized protein LOC115716030 isoform X1, whose protein sequence is MEATAAARGAPMPISSQQSRKEWRAVSDHHSVRNVGDEELERSKLGQSDERTIYEVQRGREPLDVDFCSITINGSSNHDLLQQRLHDVSRQREELQHMETELRAQIIARSEMIEMQNSFDAQIKEHSSAAANLQEQLRERDQTIHELELKLEDKERELHAIKRDNEAAWAKEDLLREQNQELASFRRERDHSEAERAQHIKKLHELQEHIQEKDRQLMELQEQHRIAQENNLYKDDRLREAQAWITRVQEVDALQQAERAEQYNQLWLSCQRQFAELERHHMHSIQQLQLELADARERSGAFTQESRVSQENSNDASGYGQNNGNQLDMNGGGTSSGSNAALSNGNADNATSFTSTGNASSQVDHIAGVPITPSSLLGMPSFLPPGQLAAMHPYVMHQQGVAHSVQPHVPQSHVGQFHSVPAMSSLQQQWSNQQAVSEGAQISPQSEISPSQADQNLVRSDENYNYEMSVNGQALSADYLNAHIGHQADPNSVISSSTGEQQVLESIDRGYRNAQSEQELRQISSQFQDVLRLESLQQSTETKTNEQSVMNGIGGLEEQVSTTAQSSSSANTLGTPENFEETALNNSNDVVLPEAFVSGGQTKSPTVARTAEVVLLDERSLLACIVRTIPAGGRIRISSTLPNRLGKMLAPLHWHDYKKKHGKLDEFVASHPDLFVIEGDYIHLREGAQKMVAANAAAAKVAAAAAAALAPYSSSMASVAVTPMAQNRHKKQNPQPNGVYYGGASEGLTNVKILSKSIDARDLNVTENRPSQLLNGSTMSATQSIGSSNGRSSSNTGLKQHQQQQQQGRPTGSAFPSRR, encoded by the exons ATGGAGGCCACAGCAGCCGCACGTGGTGCTCCGATGCCGATTTCGTCTCAACAGTCTCGGAAAGAGTGGCGCGCTGTCTCAGACCATCATTCGGTTCGAAACGTCGGCGATGAG GAATTGGAACGGTCAAAGTTAGGACAATCAGATGAGAGAACCATTTATGAG GTGCAGCGGGGAAGAGAGCCGCTTGATGTGGATTTCTGTTCTATTACAATCAATGGTAGCTCGAACCATGATCTCTTGCAGCAGCGGCTTCATGATGTGTCAAGACAAAGAGAGGAATTGCAACACATGGAGACTGAGCTTCGAGCTCAAATAATTGCTAGATCTGAAATGATCGAAATGCAAAATAGCTTTGACGCCCAAATTAAGGAGCATTCTAGTGCTGCTGCCAATCTTCAG GAGCAACTGCGTGAAAGGGATCAGACCATACACGAGCTGGAACTGAAACTGGAAGATAAAGAAAGAGAGCTACATGCTATCAAAAGAGACAATGAAGCG GCTTGGGCTAAAGAAGACCTTCTCAGAGAACAAAACCAAGAACTAGCGAGCTTCag AAGAGAGCGCGATCATTCCGAAGCTGAAAGAGCACAACACATTAAAAAGCTACATGAGCTTCAAGAGCACATTCAAGAAAAAGATAGGCAGCTTATGGAGTTGCAGGAACAG CATAGGATTGCTCAAGAAAACAATCTTTATAAGGATGATCGACTGAGAGAAGCCCAAGCATGGATAACCCGTGTCCAGGAAGTGGATGCCCTGCAGCAAGCTGAGCGTGCAGAACAATATAATCAGCTCTGGCTTAGTTGTCAAAGACAG TTTGCAGAGTTGGAGAGACATCATATGCATTCAATACAACAGCTTCAACTTGAGCTGGCTGATGCAAGAGAAAGGAGTGGTGCTTTCACTCAAGAGTCACGAGTTTCACAAGAAAATTCAAATGATGCATCTGGATATGGTCAGAATAATGGAAACCAACTAGACATGAATGGAGGTGGCACATCAAGTGGAAGCAATGCGGCCCTTTCAAATGGAAATGCTGACAATGCTACATCATTTACTTCAACTGGCAATGCATCAAGTCAG GTTGATCACATTGCTGGTGTTCCCATTACTCCATCATCTTTACTTGGGATGCCTTCTTTCCTTCCTCCTGGACAGTTGGCTGCTATGCATCCATATGTTATGCATCAACAAGGGGTTGCCCACTCTGTCCAACCACATGTTCCTCAATCTCATGTTGGGCAATTCCATTCTGTTCCTGCAATGTCATCCCTGCAACAACAGTGGTCGAATCAACAG gCTGTATCAGAAGGTGCACAAATATCACCACAAAGTGAAATATCACCATCCCAAGCTGATCAAAACCTTGTGAGATCAGATGAAAATTACAACTACGAGATGTCTGTTAATGGACAAGCTCTTTCTGCAGATTATTTGAATGCTCACATTGGTCATCAGGCTGATCCCAACTCTGTGATCTCGTCGTCTACTGGGGAACAACAG GTTCTCGAGTCAATTGATAGGGGTTACCGCAATGCCCAATCTGAGCAGGAACTGAGACAAATTTCATCACAGTTTCAAGATGTGTTACGCCTGGAGTCACTTCAGCAGAGCACTGAAACTAAG ACAAATGAGCAATCTGTTATGAATGGTATTGGTGGCTTAGAGGAACAAGTTTCAACCACAGCACAATCCAGTTCTTCTGCCAATACATTAGGGACTCCGGAGAATTTTGAGGAAACTGcattaaataattctaatgaTGTAGTATTGCCCGAAGCTTTTGTTTCTGGTGGACAGACAAAGTCACCAACTGTGGCAAGGACTGCAGAAGTTGTTCTTCTAGATGAAAGATCATTGTTGGCTTGCATAGTTCGTACCATTCCAGCTGGTGGTAGAATTCGGATAAGTTCAACG TTGCCAAATAGACTTGGAAAGATGCTTGCACCTTTACACTGGCACGATTACAAGAAAAAGCATGGAAAGCTTGATGAATTTGTGGCCAGCCACCCTGAT TTATTTGTGATCGAGGGAGATTATATTCATCTTCGTGAAGGTGCACAAAAGATGGTAGCAGCCAATGCTGCCGCTGCCAAAGTTGCTGCTGCTGCCGCCGCTGCATTGGCTCCTTACTCATCGAGTATGGCATCTGTGGCCGTTACTCCAATGGCACAGAACAGACATAAAAAG CAGAATCCGCAACCAAACGGTGTGTATTATGGTGGAGCATCTGAGGGTTTAACAAATGTTAAAATCTTAAGCAAATCGATAGATGCTCGTGACCTGAATGTCACTGAGAATAGGCCCAGTCAGCTCTTGAATGGATCAACTATGAGCGCTACTCAAAGCATAGGATCGAGCAATGGCAGATCCAGCTCAAACACTGGACTTAAGCAGcatcagcagcagcagcagcagggGAG GCCAACTGGTTCTGCATTTCCCTCCAGAAGATGA
- the LOC115716030 gene encoding uncharacterized protein LOC115716030 isoform X3: MEATAAARGAPMPISSQQSRKEWRAVSDHHSVRNVGDEELERSKLGQSDERTIYEVQRGREPLDVDFCSITINGSSNHDLLQQRLHDVSRQREELQHMETELRAQIIARSEMIEMQNSFDAQIKEHSSAAANLQEQLRERDQTIHELELKLEDKERELHAIKRDNEAAWAKEDLLREQNQELASFRERDHSEAERAQHIKKLHELQEHIQEKDRQLMELQEQHRIAQENNLYKDDRLREAQAWITRVQEVDALQQAERAEQYNQLWLSCQRQFAELERHHMHSIQQLQLELADARERSGAFTQESRVSQENSNDASGYGQNNGNQLDMNGGGTSSGSNAALSNGNADNATSFTSTGNASSQVDHIAGVPITPSSLLGMPSFLPPGQLAAMHPYVMHQQGVAHSVQPHVPQSHVGQFHSVPAMSSLQQQWSNQQAVSEGAQISPQSEISPSQADQNLVRSDENYNYEMSVNGQALSADYLNAHIGHQADPNSVISSSTGEQQVLESIDRGYRNAQSEQELRQISSQFQDVLRLESLQQSTETKTNEQSVMNGIGGLEEQVSTTAQSSSSANTLGTPENFEETALNNSNDVVLPEAFVSGGQTKSPTVARTAEVVLLDERSLLACIVRTIPAGGRIRISSTLPNRLGKMLAPLHWHDYKKKHGKLDEFVASHPDLFVIEGDYIHLREGAQKMVAANAAAAKVAAAAAAALAPYSSSMASVAVTPMAQNRHKKQNPQPNGVYYGGASEGLTNVKILSKSIDARDLNVTENRPSQLLNGSTMSATQSIGSSNGRSSSNTGLKQHQQQQQQGRPTGSAFPSRR; the protein is encoded by the exons ATGGAGGCCACAGCAGCCGCACGTGGTGCTCCGATGCCGATTTCGTCTCAACAGTCTCGGAAAGAGTGGCGCGCTGTCTCAGACCATCATTCGGTTCGAAACGTCGGCGATGAG GAATTGGAACGGTCAAAGTTAGGACAATCAGATGAGAGAACCATTTATGAG GTGCAGCGGGGAAGAGAGCCGCTTGATGTGGATTTCTGTTCTATTACAATCAATGGTAGCTCGAACCATGATCTCTTGCAGCAGCGGCTTCATGATGTGTCAAGACAAAGAGAGGAATTGCAACACATGGAGACTGAGCTTCGAGCTCAAATAATTGCTAGATCTGAAATGATCGAAATGCAAAATAGCTTTGACGCCCAAATTAAGGAGCATTCTAGTGCTGCTGCCAATCTTCAG GAGCAACTGCGTGAAAGGGATCAGACCATACACGAGCTGGAACTGAAACTGGAAGATAAAGAAAGAGAGCTACATGCTATCAAAAGAGACAATGAAGCG GCTTGGGCTAAAGAAGACCTTCTCAGAGAACAAAACCAAGAACTAGCGAGCTTCag AGAGCGCGATCATTCCGAAGCTGAAAGAGCACAACACATTAAAAAGCTACATGAGCTTCAAGAGCACATTCAAGAAAAAGATAGGCAGCTTATGGAGTTGCAGGAACAG CATAGGATTGCTCAAGAAAACAATCTTTATAAGGATGATCGACTGAGAGAAGCCCAAGCATGGATAACCCGTGTCCAGGAAGTGGATGCCCTGCAGCAAGCTGAGCGTGCAGAACAATATAATCAGCTCTGGCTTAGTTGTCAAAGACAG TTTGCAGAGTTGGAGAGACATCATATGCATTCAATACAACAGCTTCAACTTGAGCTGGCTGATGCAAGAGAAAGGAGTGGTGCTTTCACTCAAGAGTCACGAGTTTCACAAGAAAATTCAAATGATGCATCTGGATATGGTCAGAATAATGGAAACCAACTAGACATGAATGGAGGTGGCACATCAAGTGGAAGCAATGCGGCCCTTTCAAATGGAAATGCTGACAATGCTACATCATTTACTTCAACTGGCAATGCATCAAGTCAG GTTGATCACATTGCTGGTGTTCCCATTACTCCATCATCTTTACTTGGGATGCCTTCTTTCCTTCCTCCTGGACAGTTGGCTGCTATGCATCCATATGTTATGCATCAACAAGGGGTTGCCCACTCTGTCCAACCACATGTTCCTCAATCTCATGTTGGGCAATTCCATTCTGTTCCTGCAATGTCATCCCTGCAACAACAGTGGTCGAATCAACAG gCTGTATCAGAAGGTGCACAAATATCACCACAAAGTGAAATATCACCATCCCAAGCTGATCAAAACCTTGTGAGATCAGATGAAAATTACAACTACGAGATGTCTGTTAATGGACAAGCTCTTTCTGCAGATTATTTGAATGCTCACATTGGTCATCAGGCTGATCCCAACTCTGTGATCTCGTCGTCTACTGGGGAACAACAG GTTCTCGAGTCAATTGATAGGGGTTACCGCAATGCCCAATCTGAGCAGGAACTGAGACAAATTTCATCACAGTTTCAAGATGTGTTACGCCTGGAGTCACTTCAGCAGAGCACTGAAACTAAG ACAAATGAGCAATCTGTTATGAATGGTATTGGTGGCTTAGAGGAACAAGTTTCAACCACAGCACAATCCAGTTCTTCTGCCAATACATTAGGGACTCCGGAGAATTTTGAGGAAACTGcattaaataattctaatgaTGTAGTATTGCCCGAAGCTTTTGTTTCTGGTGGACAGACAAAGTCACCAACTGTGGCAAGGACTGCAGAAGTTGTTCTTCTAGATGAAAGATCATTGTTGGCTTGCATAGTTCGTACCATTCCAGCTGGTGGTAGAATTCGGATAAGTTCAACG TTGCCAAATAGACTTGGAAAGATGCTTGCACCTTTACACTGGCACGATTACAAGAAAAAGCATGGAAAGCTTGATGAATTTGTGGCCAGCCACCCTGAT TTATTTGTGATCGAGGGAGATTATATTCATCTTCGTGAAGGTGCACAAAAGATGGTAGCAGCCAATGCTGCCGCTGCCAAAGTTGCTGCTGCTGCCGCCGCTGCATTGGCTCCTTACTCATCGAGTATGGCATCTGTGGCCGTTACTCCAATGGCACAGAACAGACATAAAAAG CAGAATCCGCAACCAAACGGTGTGTATTATGGTGGAGCATCTGAGGGTTTAACAAATGTTAAAATCTTAAGCAAATCGATAGATGCTCGTGACCTGAATGTCACTGAGAATAGGCCCAGTCAGCTCTTGAATGGATCAACTATGAGCGCTACTCAAAGCATAGGATCGAGCAATGGCAGATCCAGCTCAAACACTGGACTTAAGCAGcatcagcagcagcagcagcagggGAG GCCAACTGGTTCTGCATTTCCCTCCAGAAGATGA